Proteins co-encoded in one Podarcis muralis chromosome 12, rPodMur119.hap1.1, whole genome shotgun sequence genomic window:
- the LOC114607611 gene encoding C-C chemokine receptor type 4-like, whose protein sequence is MTSTDEALAATVWDASFSTYYSYEDDPEPCRKDEVRHFESWFLPTFFSLVFLLGLAGNALVVLVLFKYKRLRSMTDIYLLNLAISDLLFVFALPFWSYYVADKWVFGDGLCKFVSWVYKIGFFSGIFFIMLMSIDRYLAVVHVVFALKARTVSYGSLASVVVWLVAITASVPELIFSKSVSYYNYTMCRAEYPRNDTTWNLFTSLEINILGLLMPFIVMLFCYTRIVMTLLHCRNEKKKKAVKMIFAVMIVFFVFWTPYSIVQFLQCLAEVGILEGCLTSKNLDYAAQVAETLAFFHCCLNPVIYFFMGQKFKKYIRLFFKKCVFSKIFCKSCGRPDTFTSESSGSIYTQSTSDEEPL, encoded by the coding sequence ATGACCTCTACTGACGAAGCATTGGCTGCCACAGTGTGGGACGCATCGTTTTCCACCTATTATAGCTACGAAGATGATCCTGAACCATGCAGAAAAGATGAAGTGAGGCATTTTGAGTCCTGGTTCCTTCCCACGTTTTTCTCACTCGTGTTCCTGCTTGGCTTGGCAGGGAACGCCCTCGTTGTCTTGGTCCTGTTCAAATACAAGAGGCTGAGAAGCATGACGGACATCTACCTGCTCAACCTTGCCATCTCTGACCTCCTTTTCGTCTTTGCTCTTCCCTTCTGGTCGTATTACGTGGCCGACAAGTGGGTGTTTGGAGACGGCTTGTGTAAATTTGTCTCTTGGGTGTACAAGATTGGATTTTTCAGCGGGATCTTCTTCATTATGCTCATGAGCATCGACCGGTATCTCGCCGTCGTTCACGTCGTGTTTGCCTTGAAAGCAAGAACCGTCAGCTACGGCAGCCTTGCCAGTGTTGTTGTGTGGCTAGTGGCCATCACGGCGTCTGTTCCAGAGCTGATATTTAGCAAGTCTGTTAGCTACTATAACTACACCATGTGCAGGGCAGAATATCCCAGGAACGACACAACTTGGAACCTTTTCACCTCCTTGGAGATCAACATTTTAGGCCTTCTGATGCCATTCATTGTCATGTTATTTTGCTACACAAGGATAGTCATGACCTTGCTCCACTgcagaaatgaaaagaagaagaaagctgtaAAGATGATCTTTGCTGTTATgattgtgttttttgtgttttggaCCCCTTACAGCATTGTACAATTCCTACAATGTTTGGCTGAAGTGGGCATTTTGGAAGGATGCCTGACCAGCAAAAACTTGGACTACGCAGCTCAGGTGGCTGAAACTCTAGCATTTTTCCATTGCTGTCTCAATCCTGTTATCTACTTCTTCATGGGACAGAAGTTCAAGAAGTACATCAGATTGTTCTTTAAGAAGTGTGTCTTCTCGAAAATATTTTGCAAATCTTGTGGACGCCCCGATACATTCACCTCCGAGTCATCAGGCTCAATCTACACTCAGTCCACAAGTGATGAAGAGCCCCTCTGA